A genomic region of Barnesiella viscericola DSM 18177 contains the following coding sequences:
- a CDS encoding chromate transporter: MVYLNLFWAYLKIGLFGFGGGYAMLSLIQHEAVEVIHYGESQPWLTPTEFTDIVAISQMTPGPIGINSATYVGYVATGNSVWGSLVATFAVCLPSFVLVLMISHFILKHKENPIIKSLFAGLRPVVVGLIASAALLLMNKENFPDYTLSVAIAVVSFVLVHYTRLHPILVIVLAGVAGYALY, translated from the coding sequence ATTGTCTATCTTAACTTATTCTGGGCCTATTTGAAGATTGGCCTGTTTGGGTTCGGCGGCGGATACGCCATGCTCTCCCTCATTCAACACGAAGCGGTAGAGGTAATCCACTATGGCGAAAGCCAACCGTGGCTCACCCCCACCGAGTTTACCGACATCGTGGCCATCTCGCAGATGACCCCCGGCCCCATCGGCATCAACAGCGCCACCTATGTAGGCTACGTGGCCACCGGAAACAGCGTGTGGGGATCGCTTGTGGCTACCTTTGCCGTGTGCCTGCCATCGTTTGTGCTGGTGTTGATGATCAGCCATTTCATTCTCAAACACAAGGAGAATCCCATTATCAAGAGCCTGTTTGCCGGACTGCGCCCCGTTGTCGTGGGACTGATTGCCTCGGCGGCTCTGCTACTGATGAACAAAGAGAACTTTCCCGACTATACATTGAGCGTGGCCATCGCGGTCGTCTCGTTCGTGCTGGTGCATTACACCCGGCTCCACCCCATACTGGTGATTGTGCTGGCCGGTGTTGCGGGGTATGCTCTCTATTAA
- a CDS encoding chromate transporter: MKSNIYLQLFSSFLKIGAFTFGGGWAMIPLIEREVVDKKQWIKREDFIDALAIAQSLPGVLAVNISILVGNKLRGLKGSLAATLGTILPSFLIILAIAIWFVQVYDNPVIERIFKGIRPAVVALIVSPVLTTAKTARINLKTVIIPIVVALAIWLGGISPIWFVLLGGIGGIVYYNHIIARIKKRYREKKK, encoded by the coding sequence ATGAAATCGAACATTTATCTGCAACTATTCTCCTCGTTCCTGAAAATAGGAGCATTCACCTTCGGAGGCGGTTGGGCCATGATTCCCCTCATCGAGCGGGAAGTGGTCGACAAAAAGCAGTGGATCAAACGCGAGGATTTTATCGACGCCCTGGCTATCGCCCAATCGCTGCCGGGAGTGCTGGCCGTGAATATATCAATTCTGGTAGGGAACAAGTTGCGCGGACTGAAAGGTAGTCTGGCCGCCACCCTCGGCACCATTCTCCCTTCGTTTCTTATCATCTTGGCCATTGCCATCTGGTTTGTACAGGTCTACGACAATCCTGTTATCGAACGCATATTCAAAGGCATTCGTCCGGCTGTGGTCGCCCTTATCGTTTCGCCGGTACTCACGACAGCCAAAACGGCCCGCATCAACCTCAAAACCGTCATCATTCCCATCGTCGTGGCTCTGGCCATCTGGCTGGGAGGCATCTCACCCATCTGGTTCGTCCTGCTGGGCGGTATTGGCGGTATCGTCTACTACAATCACATCATCGCCCGCATCAAAAAACGGTACAGAGAAAAAAAGAAATAA